From a region of the Butyrivibrio sp. AE3004 genome:
- a CDS encoding helix-turn-helix domain-containing protein codes for MTIGQRVFHLLEEKNMTQREFSKRTGIATTTISDWRKKNTNPGSDKIMCICAALEVSPEYLLSGVTEDSERGRSVDYMVIPSGTKERELIETFNDMDWLDREHLLDYAKKIHARTLKDENFMKEKRDSMEKIAEFCNIEMFMDSSFQGEPTLAVHYIDDDVTGDIDIENEIVRGEFSMYVLPVIKEWLSDNKKRLLKMWKNKRIELLPDWE; via the coding sequence ATGACAATAGGGCAAAGAGTGTTTCATCTTCTGGAAGAAAAGAATATGACGCAAAGAGAGTTTTCAAAGAGAACCGGAATTGCAACCACAACAATCAGTGATTGGAGAAAGAAAAATACTAATCCGGGATCGGATAAGATTATGTGTATATGTGCTGCTTTGGAGGTTTCCCCGGAATATTTGCTTTCCGGAGTTACAGAGGATAGCGAGAGGGGAAGGAGCGTGGATTATATGGTTATTCCCAGCGGAACAAAAGAGAGAGAACTGATTGAGACTTTTAATGATATGGATTGGCTCGACAGGGAGCATTTGCTTGATTATGCTAAAAAGATACATGCAAGAACATTAAAGGATGAAAACTTTATGAAAGAAAAACGTGATTCTATGGAGAAAATCGCTGAGTTTTGCAATATAGAAATGTTCATGGATTCATCGTTCCAGGGAGAACCTACTCTTGCAGTGCATTATATTGATGATGATGTAACTGGGGATATAGATATTGAGAACGAAATAGTAAGAGGTGAGTTTTCAATGTATGTACTTCCTGTTATTAAGGAGTGGCTTAGTGATAATAAAAAGAGACTGCTGAAAATGTGGAAAAACAAAAGAATAGAATTGTTACCGGATTGGGAGTAG
- a CDS encoding Rpn family recombination-promoting nuclease/putative transposase, with translation MKNYEDLCFTDDFMFCKILQENEDLCKELTELILGRKIRRIVKTEKQKAIQIAPDGHGVRFDVYFTDDEMNVYDIEMQKSDTKELPLRSRYYQGMIDLDFLAAGKEYKELPHSYVIFLCKFDLFKRGYHKYSFVPKCKEVENLLLDDKTDRVFICSGGDKNDVSDDMKNFIDYLAGITTNSDLACRLEEKVKEAIEKSRWRKEYMTLQEMMQDEFEEGKKQGIEQGIEQGTDRHLINLICKKLCKGKDIETIADEVEEDLAVVRAICDIAGGYAPDYDVDAIYNALKAKEKLPV, from the coding sequence TTGAAGAACTATGAAGATTTATGTTTTACAGACGATTTCATGTTTTGTAAGATTTTACAAGAAAATGAGGATCTCTGTAAGGAACTTACGGAATTAATTCTGGGGCGTAAGATAAGAAGGATAGTCAAAACTGAAAAACAGAAGGCAATCCAGATAGCTCCGGATGGACATGGTGTCAGGTTTGATGTGTATTTCACAGATGATGAAATGAATGTCTATGATATTGAAATGCAGAAGTCTGATACTAAGGAACTTCCTCTAAGAAGCAGGTACTATCAAGGGATGATTGATCTTGATTTCCTTGCTGCAGGAAAAGAGTATAAGGAATTACCGCATAGCTATGTGATATTTCTCTGCAAATTCGATTTGTTTAAGCGTGGTTATCATAAGTACTCATTTGTTCCTAAATGCAAAGAAGTAGAAAATCTATTACTGGATGATAAGACTGATAGAGTATTTATTTGCTCCGGTGGTGATAAAAATGATGTTTCGGACGATATGAAAAATTTCATTGATTACCTCGCCGGAATTACGACAAACAGTGATCTTGCTTGCAGATTAGAGGAAAAGGTTAAAGAAGCGATTGAGAAGAGCAGATGGAGGAAAGAATATATGACACTCCAGGAAATGATGCAGGATGAATTTGAAGAAGGCAAGAAGCAGGGCATAGAACAAGGAATAGAACAAGGGACGGATAGGCATCTTATAAATCTAATTTGCAAAAAGTTGTGCAAGGGGAAGGATATCGAAACTATTGCAGATGAAGTTGAGGAAGACCTTGCTGTTGTTCGTGCTATCTGTGATATTGCCGGTGGCTATGCTCCAGATTATGATGTGGATGCTATCTATAATGCATTAAAAGCAAAAGAAAAGTTGCCTGTCTGA
- a CDS encoding class B sortase yields MLKRGGIILIGMSMAAVLASCANRTSAEEDKKKSSMELIEQNPDIFGWLIVPDTNIDYPIAQNIDGDDTFYQTHDITGTKSSDKGGIYIESCNMMDMCDFNTVIHGSTNKDGDMFSELWNFSDSEFFKNHEEFMIAIPGNTLTYEVWTAYARDNNDVMEQYDFTESTDCQRYLDDMKKDWNSKTNIRDGWESGLTPDNFLVSLTTVDPDHPDKQWVVVGCLVGDEAGTINREDMGSFEE; encoded by the coding sequence ATGCTTAAAAGAGGGGGAATAATTCTGATTGGTATGAGCATGGCGGCAGTTCTTGCGTCGTGCGCAAATCGGACGAGTGCTGAGGAAGATAAGAAAAAATCCTCAATGGAACTTATTGAGCAGAATCCTGATATTTTCGGATGGCTCATAGTTCCCGACACGAATATTGATTATCCAATCGCACAGAATATTGACGGTGACGATACATTTTATCAGACACATGATATCACCGGAACCAAGAGCAGCGATAAGGGTGGTATTTACATAGAGTCCTGCAACATGATGGATATGTGCGATTTTAATACGGTTATTCATGGCTCTACGAATAAAGACGGAGATATGTTTTCGGAGCTGTGGAATTTTTCGGACAGTGAATTTTTCAAAAATCATGAAGAATTCATGATCGCCATTCCGGGAAATACACTTACCTATGAAGTGTGGACAGCTTACGCAAGAGATAACAATGATGTCATGGAACAGTATGATTTTACTGAATCCACTGATTGTCAGCGATATCTCGATGATATGAAAAAAGACTGGAATTCAAAGACCAATATAAGGGACGGCTGGGAGAGTGGACTTACACCCGACAATTTCCTTGTAAGCCTGACTACGGTGGATCCTGATCACCCCGATAAACAGTGGGTGGTGGTTGGATGTCTTGTGGGAGACGAGGCAGGAACCATAAACCGTGAGGATATGGGCAGTTTTGAGGAATAA
- a CDS encoding glycosyltransferase family 4 protein yields the protein MRVVLHMGDPYTLENPCSKRMNVIAAELRKRNHDVVILAPDTPGVDRVEGVIYCKTPPLKRKTTINRLTNQVCLALSSLHNGKRIRDVDVVLTTCPPPLINIAGERIAKIHRAKLIYDVRDIWPDVALEMGSFSNNSIYAKVFAFIRNYMLDHADLITAVSDGKVEKLRKYNQEKKIINIPNGFNLSFYNLELNQDIYKNIKARGKTICTYVGNIGLAQGLEQLIYLAEKCLNEISSIQFLIYGSGAEEEKLRDYVSKKGLKNISFEGRLPNKDMRTVLEASDIIFVSLVNANLKDSVPTKLYEALGVGCPVFLVAEGDSVSILRDVNLGIDAIPNNKEDIWLKFKKMFYTLDSIKENKISAINKIHNEYSLQKSARIMVDEMEQMVSGDEAIEILLDNNKA from the coding sequence ATGAGAGTAGTATTGCATATGGGGGATCCGTATACTTTGGAAAATCCTTGCTCTAAGCGAATGAACGTTATTGCTGCTGAGTTAAGGAAACGAAACCATGATGTGGTTATTTTAGCACCAGATACTCCTGGAGTAGATAGAGTTGAAGGGGTTATATATTGTAAGACGCCTCCTTTAAAAAGAAAAACAACAATAAATAGATTAACTAATCAAGTATGCTTGGCTTTAAGCTCGTTACATAATGGAAAAAGAATAAGGGATGTTGATGTTGTATTAACGACATGCCCCCCACCACTTATAAATATAGCAGGAGAAAGAATTGCTAAAATACATAGGGCAAAACTAATTTATGATGTTAGGGATATTTGGCCCGATGTTGCGCTTGAGATGGGGAGCTTTTCTAATAATAGTATATATGCTAAAGTGTTTGCTTTTATTAGAAATTATATGCTTGATCATGCTGACTTGATTACGGCCGTAAGTGATGGAAAAGTAGAAAAATTGAGAAAATATAATCAAGAGAAAAAAATAATAAATATTCCAAATGGATTTAATCTGTCTTTTTATAATTTGGAATTAAATCAAGATATTTATAAAAATATTAAGGCTAGAGGAAAAACCATTTGTACATATGTTGGGAATATTGGCTTGGCTCAAGGACTGGAACAACTTATCTATTTGGCTGAAAAGTGTTTGAATGAAATTAGTTCTATTCAATTTTTGATTTATGGCTCCGGAGCAGAAGAGGAAAAGCTTAGGGATTATGTATCAAAAAAAGGGTTAAAAAATATTTCCTTTGAAGGACGACTACCAAACAAGGATATGAGAACTGTTCTGGAAGCATCTGACATTATTTTTGTGTCATTGGTTAATGCGAATTTGAAAGATAGCGTACCTACAAAATTGTATGAAGCATTAGGAGTTGGATGCCCAGTGTTCCTTGTGGCTGAGGGAGATTCTGTTTCAATATTACGTGATGTGAATTTGGGAATAGATGCAATTCCAAATAATAAAGAGGATATTTGGCTTAAGTTTAAAAAAATGTTTTATACATTAGACAGTATTAAGGAAAACAAGATAAGTGCGATTAATAAGATACATAATGAGTATTCTCTCCAAAAATCAGCAAGAATAATGGTGGATGAAATGGAACAAATGGTAAGTGGAGATGAAGCTATCGAAATACTATTGGACAATAATAAAGCTTAA
- a CDS encoding exopolysaccharide biosynthesis polyprenyl glycosylphosphotransferase, whose amino-acid sequence MKSKRVTHTAKFFVMLWNIGLFAYIWWAFYNRNAFQTYYVLGGIISVIIYVFIYNGLCNLYNAFRIASSSISEMVLSQTISFGIANLILYVECNLIRNRYTSFIPGAIVAGFQILGTAMIIMYAKHYFMNCVTPQKTLLLLGSWVSRDESERFVERILKKYSHLFDFKYIEYETMSPAAFDEKLADCCTVIMYGLSVEQRRVYMQKCIDEHKNFYFTPRIEDIILQGCSTRHLLDTPLMKYDYVYEDHKRLNAKRIFDVCFGILFTIGFSPIMLLIAIAIKLEDGGPIIFKQKRCTKDGEVFEIYKFRSMIVNAEAKGLQPTINFDPRITKVGNVIRKYRLDELPQVFNILAGDMSFVGPRPERIEHVDIYCKELPEFKYRMKVKAGLTGYAQIFGKYNSSAFDKLRLDLLYIENQSLGLDIRLIMLTVKVMFQGESTEGFEKEMVRLMNKSAKRARRVG is encoded by the coding sequence TTGAAGAGCAAACGGGTAACGCATACTGCTAAGTTTTTCGTTATGCTCTGGAACATTGGATTATTTGCTTACATTTGGTGGGCATTCTATAATCGAAATGCTTTTCAGACGTACTATGTGCTTGGCGGTATAATCTCAGTAATTATATATGTGTTTATATATAATGGATTATGCAATCTCTATAATGCTTTTCGGATTGCGTCATCATCCATTTCGGAAATGGTTCTGTCACAGACAATATCATTTGGAATTGCTAATCTGATATTGTATGTTGAGTGTAATCTGATTCGAAACAGATACACAAGCTTTATTCCCGGAGCTATTGTAGCAGGCTTTCAGATTCTCGGAACCGCAATGATCATAATGTATGCGAAGCATTACTTTATGAATTGCGTAACTCCTCAGAAAACACTTCTTCTTTTGGGAAGCTGGGTTTCCAGAGATGAATCGGAACGCTTTGTAGAAAGAATTTTAAAAAAGTACAGTCATCTGTTTGATTTCAAGTATATTGAATATGAAACTATGAGCCCGGCAGCTTTTGATGAAAAATTAGCTGATTGTTGTACGGTAATCATGTATGGCTTATCTGTTGAACAGAGAAGAGTGTACATGCAGAAATGTATAGATGAACACAAAAACTTCTATTTTACGCCAAGAATAGAAGATATCATCCTGCAGGGATGCTCGACAAGACATCTGCTTGATACGCCTCTTATGAAATATGATTATGTATATGAGGATCATAAGAGACTTAATGCAAAGAGAATATTTGATGTTTGCTTCGGAATTCTCTTTACAATAGGATTTTCTCCGATAATGCTTTTGATTGCGATTGCGATAAAGCTTGAGGACGGAGGTCCGATAATCTTCAAACAGAAGAGATGTACAAAGGATGGAGAAGTATTCGAAATCTATAAGTTCAGAAGCATGATAGTTAATGCTGAGGCAAAAGGCTTGCAGCCAACCATCAATTTCGATCCCAGAATAACGAAGGTTGGAAATGTAATCCGTAAGTACAGACTTGATGAGCTTCCTCAGGTCTTTAACATTCTTGCGGGTGATATGAGTTTTGTAGGACCAAGACCTGAGAGAATAGAACATGTTGATATTTATTGTAAGGAGCTTCCTGAATTTAAATATCGTATGAAGGTTAAGGCGGGACTTACAGGCTATGCACAGATATTCGGAAAGTATAATTCTTCAGCTTTTGACAAATTGAGGCTTGATCTTCTCTATATTGAAAATCAATCACTTGGACTTGATATCAGACTTATAATGCTTACGGTCAAGGTAATGTTCCAGGGTGAGAGTACTGAGGGCTTCGAAAAAGAGATGGTAAGACTCATGAATAAGAGCGCTAAAAGAGCAAGAAGAGTCGGTTGA